In one Oncorhynchus masou masou isolate Uvic2021 chromosome 23, UVic_Omas_1.1, whole genome shotgun sequence genomic region, the following are encoded:
- the LOC135510852 gene encoding brorin-like, protein MLHSVAMTAEVLFVMWFLMTSSQCNPVADLLVSRERFERVLTQAREDKYDKQQASEGAHSYSTQKQLKEISFMGLEANRGVSNRTSVNRSRTNSSSQKRGGSKGGKASQELWEEQEGGLSRVDEGPTSETNLSLDEYAYPDYRGKGCIDESGFVFAIGEKFTPGPSTCPCLCTDEGPLCAKPECPKVHPRCIRVDTSQCCPECKEKKNYCEFRGKVYATLQEFKVSPCEKCRCEGSGEVLCSVSACPQTECVDPEYEPDQCCPICKTGPNCYADTQVIPAGREVKIDECTICYCTYEVGTWQIEHQATCSKNDCQVS, encoded by the exons ATGCTGCACTCTGTTGCCATGACAGCGGAAGTCCTGTTTGTTATGTGGTTTCTCATGACCAGTAGTCAGTGTAATCCCGTGGCAGACTTGTTGGTGAGCCGGGAACGCTTTGAGCGTGTCCTGACCCAGGCCAGAGAGGACAAGTATGACAAGCAGCAGGCCTCGGAGGGGGCGCACAGTTACAGCACCCAAAAACAGCTGAAAGAGATCAGCTTCATGGGCCTGGAGGCCAACAGAGGGGTCAGCAATAGAACTTCTGTCAACAGATCCAGGACGAACTCCAGCTCCCAGAAACGTGGTGGATCCAAGGGTGGGAAGGCATCACAGGAGTTGTGGGAAGAGCAAGAGGGGGGCCTGAGTCGAGTAGACGAGGGCCCTACAAGTGAAACAAACCTCTCTCTCGACGAGTATGCATATCCAGATTACAGGGGGAAGGGCTGCATTGATGAGAGTGGCTTTGTGTTTGCCATCGGGGAGAAATTTACTCCGGGCCCCTCAACGTGCCCTTGCCTCTGCACGGACGAGGGACCCCTGTGTGCCAAGCCTGAATGTCCCAAAGTTCACCCTCGCTGCATCCGGGTGGACACCAGCCAGTGCTGTCCAGAGTGCAAGGAGAAGAAGAACTACTGTGAGTTCAGGGGAAAAGTCTACGCAACGCTACAAGAGTTTAAG gtgTCTCCGTGTGAGAAGTGTCGCtgtgaggggagtggagaggtgtTGTGCTCTGTGTCAGCATGCCCTCAAACAGAATGTGTCGATCCAGAGTATGAGCCTGATCAGTGCTGCCCCATCTGTAAGACCG GGCCAAACTGTTATGCAGACACACAAGTGATCCCAGCTGGGCGCGAGGTGAAGATTGATGAGTGTACAATCTGCTACTGCACGTATGAAGTGGGCACGTGGCAGATCGAACATCAGGCTACCTGCAGCAAGAATGATTGCCAGGTGAGCTAG